One genomic region from Acidimicrobiia bacterium encodes:
- a CDS encoding GNAT family N-acetyltransferase, translated as MYTIRPAKPEDRSDLAAFTENTFEWGDYIADRFDDWLAAPDGRLLVAEHAGEAVGVARAALLSPSELWLQGSRVHPDHRGNRLSQRLSDELTNWGAGKGAEVVRLYVEDWNQAPQHLVAASGYRRVSRWLFGQRAIINQDPQPTGNGGRRVPGDERLRPAPKAEAEPAFMAWSTSDIGRAARGLSARNWTWKLLTIDDLSAAAPDGMFLESPSGWALAERVDNRLAVFWLMANLEDSYRLVRAVLDRAIETAATELEFWIPDTEPLQTALTRIGCDLEPGSIWERSLR; from the coding sequence GTGTACACCATCCGCCCGGCTAAACCCGAAGACAGATCGGATCTGGCCGCCTTCACCGAGAACACGTTCGAGTGGGGCGATTACATCGCCGACCGTTTCGACGACTGGTTGGCCGCCCCCGACGGACGTCTGCTCGTTGCCGAACACGCCGGTGAGGCCGTCGGAGTTGCCAGGGCGGCTTTGCTGTCACCGTCCGAGCTGTGGCTCCAAGGCAGTCGCGTTCATCCGGACCATCGGGGAAATCGTCTCAGCCAGCGCCTCTCAGACGAACTGACGAATTGGGGTGCCGGCAAAGGAGCCGAAGTTGTCAGGTTGTACGTCGAGGATTGGAATCAGGCACCCCAGCATCTCGTGGCGGCGAGCGGATATCGCCGGGTGTCGAGATGGCTATTCGGACAACGCGCCATCATCAATCAAGACCCCCAACCAACCGGCAACGGCGGTCGGCGGGTTCCGGGCGACGAGCGACTTCGACCGGCACCGAAAGCAGAAGCCGAACCGGCGTTCATGGCCTGGTCGACGAGTGACATCGGACGGGCCGCCCGGGGGTTATCCGCCAGGAACTGGACCTGGAAGCTGCTCACGATCGACGACCTGTCAGCGGCCGCCCCCGACGGAATGTTCCTGGAGAGTCCGTCGGGTTGGGCGCTGGCCGAACGGGTGGACAACCGCTTGGCGGTGTTCTGGCTGATGGCCAACCTCGAAGACTCCTACCGGCTGGTCCGGGCCGTGCTTGACCGGGCCATAGAAACCGCAGCCACCGAACTCGAATTCTGGATACCCGACACCGAACCCCTCCAAACTGCCCTCACGCGGATCGGATGTGACCTCGAGCCAGGCTCCATTTGGGAGCGGTCGCTCCGCTGA
- a CDS encoding DUF4870 domain-containing protein: protein MTTATTLESAPQVSTESRNWATMTHLSGFVGLFGIPSLFGPLAVWLLKKDDPYVVDEAIEALNFNISFLLYAIAAGISIIALVGIILLPVVLVTWFVLTIVAAVRTSDGETYRYPFTIRFVN from the coding sequence ATGACTACTGCTACCACTCTCGAAAGCGCCCCACAGGTTTCGACTGAATCTCGTAACTGGGCAACGATGACCCACCTCTCGGGGTTCGTCGGACTATTCGGAATCCCCTCACTGTTCGGACCGCTGGCGGTTTGGCTACTGAAGAAGGACGACCCCTACGTCGTAGATGAGGCCATCGAAGCCCTCAACTTCAACATCTCGTTCCTGCTCTATGCCATTGCTGCCGGAATCTCGATCATCGCCCTCGTAGGGATAATTCTCCTCCCGGTGGTTCTCGTGACCTGGTTTGTCCTGACAATCGTCGCTGCCGTACGGACCTCCGACGGCGAGACGTATCGCTATCCCTTCACGATCCGGTTCGTGAACTGA